From Paenibacillus sp. V4I7, one genomic window encodes:
- a CDS encoding CoF synthetase: MHIMETMQLMKRQFPWYLQGNDLVQSDEEWRGALAALPLMSAATLETFYYTDNNPFLQRSDLNLYRTSGTSSKRRKTIFYSESDEEAYLRIKLDIFRTILEGHKYRTAMADMGTGHAEATAVEVFRKLGMEAQSLSFQLPVEQHIERVASFRPEVLYTMPSILDRILLASDDPSAYGIRHVILVGEIAARGWIKRVAERLGIADEQITDTYGSIEIGTIAYFSHEHGRYLLAEGLMAEGVRAESLGEGLEPLADEQEQVLILTSTVRDSFPALRYVTYDVVRDLRPIMVDGVPRQSFQSIVKRIGTDLKHGEKISIYDIEDVVYHHLGNASVRVNVAGNSLRVFVYSPNATTAVLESIRFDVENRIPEIGMMIRARILEGIQVIGGTFDDSLSRTSVKNKKIFYT; this comes from the coding sequence ATGCACATTATGGAAACGATGCAGTTGATGAAACGGCAATTTCCTTGGTATCTGCAAGGGAACGATCTTGTGCAGTCGGATGAGGAATGGCGTGGAGCTTTGGCTGCGCTGCCGCTGATGTCAGCAGCTACTCTGGAGACGTTTTACTACACGGATAATAACCCATTTCTGCAGCGCTCTGATTTGAATCTTTATCGCACATCTGGCACGAGTTCCAAAAGGCGTAAAACGATTTTTTACTCAGAATCGGATGAAGAGGCTTACCTGCGCATTAAGCTGGATATTTTCCGAACGATTCTTGAAGGACACAAGTATCGGACTGCGATGGCGGATATGGGGACGGGACATGCGGAGGCGACGGCTGTAGAGGTGTTCCGCAAACTGGGTATGGAGGCCCAATCATTATCGTTCCAACTTCCTGTAGAGCAGCATATTGAAAGAGTGGCAAGCTTTAGGCCTGAAGTGCTGTATACAATGCCGTCCATACTAGATCGCATTCTGCTGGCCTCTGATGACCCTTCTGCGTATGGGATTCGACATGTTATTTTGGTTGGGGAAATTGCAGCACGAGGATGGATCAAGCGAGTAGCTGAAAGGCTCGGCATCGCTGATGAACAAATAACAGATACGTATGGTTCTATTGAGATCGGAACAATTGCTTACTTTTCCCACGAACATGGGAGGTATCTGTTGGCGGAAGGGCTCATGGCCGAGGGGGTCAGAGCGGAGTCGCTTGGAGAAGGTTTGGAGCCTCTGGCGGATGAGCAAGAGCAGGTGCTTATTCTGACGTCAACGGTGAGAGACTCGTTTCCTGCGTTGCGGTACGTTACTTACGATGTTGTTCGTGATTTGCGTCCTATTATGGTGGATGGTGTACCTAGACAAAGTTTTCAAAGTATAGTGAAGCGAATAGGGACTGATCTGAAGCACGGAGAGAAGATAAGTATCTACGACATTGAAGATGTCGTTTATCATCATTTAGGAAATGCCAGTGTTCGTGTGAATGTGGCGGGCAATTCATTACGGGTATTTGTGTACAGTCCGAATGCAACAACAGCCGTTCTGGAAAGCATTCGTTTTGATGTGGAAAACCGCATTCCAGAGATCGGCATGATGATTCGAGCCCGAATACTAGAGGGAATTCAGGTTATCGGAGGTACCTTTGATGATTCGCTAAGCCGCACCTCCGTGAAGAATAAAAAAATCTTTTATACGTGA
- a CDS encoding YheC/YheD family protein, with translation MNKTRKTIASKLIKTRIVLGNKKLQKHVPPTHPLTQKRLSAMLARYGMIYVKPDAGSLGIGVMRVEKKGGIYRYQSGVRIFTFPTFEKLFQSLQSRCGSKRYLIQKGIYVLKHEGNPFDFRVMIQKKPSGGWECTGTAGRVAHPRKAVTNGSQGGTIYKTADLIEPKHGSEATTLLLQKMKRLAKLTAVQFGRSYPAMNELGIDIAVDRRLKPWILEVNTHPDPCPFTKLEDKAIIRKIITYAKAYGRRYCLTCSKAKKAPKRNE, from the coding sequence ATGAACAAAACCCGCAAAACCATTGCTAGCAAGCTGATAAAAACTCGAATTGTACTTGGAAATAAGAAATTGCAAAAACACGTGCCCCCCACTCACCCCCTTACTCAAAAACGGTTATCAGCTATGCTGGCGAGGTACGGAATGATATATGTCAAACCCGATGCCGGCTCACTAGGTATAGGCGTGATGCGAGTTGAAAAAAAGGGCGGGATTTACCGCTATCAAAGCGGGGTACGAATATTCACCTTTCCAACGTTTGAGAAGCTGTTCCAATCCCTACAGAGTCGCTGCGGCAGCAAACGTTATCTCATTCAGAAAGGCATTTACGTCTTGAAGCATGAAGGAAACCCTTTCGATTTTCGTGTCATGATTCAGAAAAAGCCTTCCGGTGGGTGGGAATGTACCGGAACAGCTGGGCGTGTCGCTCATCCACGCAAAGCTGTTACCAACGGCAGCCAAGGCGGTACTATCTACAAGACCGCTGATCTCATTGAACCCAAGCACGGAAGCGAAGCCACGACTTTGCTTTTGCAAAAGATGAAGCGGCTAGCAAAGCTAACAGCTGTGCAATTTGGCCGCTCCTATCCTGCCATGAATGAACTCGGAATTGACATCGCCGTCGACCGCAGGTTGAAGCCGTGGATCTTGGAAGTGAACACGCATCCGGACCCATGTCCGTTCACCAAGCTGGAGGATAAAGCGATCATCCGTAAAATCATCACTTATGCCAAAGCCTATGGCAGGCGGTACTGCTTGACTTGCTCCAAGGCGAAGAAGGCACCTAAGCGAAACGAATAA
- a CDS encoding ABC transporter permease has protein sequence MKFYISLVVEYLKNYMKTRLTYRSDFWIEVLSDLMFNGLNLFFILVVFLQTQSLGGWNQEEILFIYGYFMIPYGIFITFFNLWGFSERYIVKGEMDRILTRPAYNLWQLMLENLSPSSLFSALAGMIVMIYSWVKLGIPFHWHDPLVFIVLVIGSILIYAGVYISLTSLAFFSDAPTGILPLIWNIQNYGRYPATIYNKLLRTILTWILPFAFVGFYPAAYFIDPENWKWFALLTPVVGIGFSILGITVWNIGVKRYRGAGS, from the coding sequence ATGAAGTTCTATATCTCCCTAGTTGTGGAATACTTGAAGAATTACATGAAAACACGTCTCACCTACCGATCCGATTTCTGGATTGAGGTTCTTTCCGACTTGATGTTCAATGGCTTGAATCTATTCTTCATTCTCGTCGTATTTTTGCAAACGCAATCGCTTGGCGGCTGGAATCAAGAAGAGATTTTGTTCATTTACGGTTATTTTATGATTCCTTATGGCATATTCATCACCTTTTTTAACTTATGGGGCTTTAGTGAACGTTATATTGTCAAAGGGGAGATGGACCGCATCCTGACGCGTCCCGCCTACAATCTGTGGCAATTGATGCTCGAAAATCTGAGTCCATCTTCGCTATTCAGCGCGTTGGCGGGTATGATCGTCATGATCTACTCCTGGGTTAAGCTTGGCATTCCGTTTCATTGGCATGATCCGCTGGTCTTTATCGTCCTGGTGATTGGATCGATTCTCATTTATGCAGGAGTATACATCTCGCTGACGTCGCTGGCCTTTTTCTCCGATGCGCCGACAGGTATTCTGCCGTTGATTTGGAACATCCAAAATTATGGACGATATCCAGCAACGATTTATAATAAATTGCTCCGAACGATCTTGACGTGGATTCTGCCTTTTGCATTCGTTGGCTTCTATCCGGCTGCTTATTTCATCGATCCAGAGAATTGGAAGTGGTTCGCCTTGCTGACACCGGTTGTTGGTATTGGTTTCAGCATCTTGGGAATTACGGTTTGGAATATTGGCGTGAAACGGTACCGCGGCGCGGGATCATAA
- a CDS encoding ABC-2 family transporter protein, protein MFNAYLEVIRMRFLMMLAYRVNYYSGILIYALNIGSYYFVYKAIYGEQAMIGGLTLGQMTTYVAISWMGRAFYFNNLDREIASEIRDGSVAIQFIRPYNYVFVKMMQGLGEGVFRLLLFTTPGMIFIWLLLPIEFPTDPSLWVIYFVMLFFSFLINTQINIITGLFAFFLENNEGLMRMKRVAVDLFSGLIIPISFFPGWSKSVLEWLPFQAITYLPSAVFTGKITGIAIFQNLGVQVLWFLLLIIPIYVLWIKSKTRLFVQGG, encoded by the coding sequence ATGTTTAATGCTTATTTAGAAGTTATTCGCATGCGCTTCCTGATGATGCTTGCTTACCGTGTTAATTACTACAGCGGCATTTTGATCTATGCACTCAATATTGGTTCCTATTATTTTGTATATAAAGCGATTTATGGTGAGCAAGCTATGATTGGTGGCCTGACGCTAGGTCAGATGACGACTTATGTGGCGATTTCCTGGATGGGGCGCGCTTTTTACTTCAATAACTTAGATCGTGAAATTGCCAGTGAAATTCGTGATGGCAGTGTGGCCATCCAATTCATTCGTCCTTATAACTACGTTTTTGTAAAAATGATGCAGGGACTGGGTGAAGGCGTATTCCGTCTGCTTCTCTTCACAACACCTGGAATGATCTTCATATGGCTTCTCTTGCCGATTGAGTTCCCAACCGATCCAAGCTTGTGGGTTATCTACTTCGTGATGCTATTTTTCAGCTTTCTGATTAATACCCAGATTAATATCATTACGGGCTTATTCGCTTTTTTCTTGGAAAATAACGAAGGACTTATGCGTATGAAACGCGTTGCGGTTGACCTGTTCTCCGGTTTAATTATTCCTATCTCCTTTTTCCCAGGATGGTCTAAATCGGTCTTAGAGTGGCTGCCTTTTCAAGCGATTACTTACTTACCGAGCGCTGTCTTCACAGGCAAAATTACAGGTATCGCGATATTCCAAAACCTTGGTGTCCAAGTGTTGTGGTTCCTGCTTTTAATTATTCCGATCTATGTCCTGTGGATTAAATCCAAAACGCGTCTTTTCGTACAGGGGGGTTAG
- a CDS encoding ATP-binding cassette domain-containing protein — protein sequence MLAIDVQDLRKEFQVQQSRGGLKGAFQDLFQREYKQITAVKDISFQIPKGEICGYIGENGAGKSTTIKMLTGILVPTSGHIKVNGFVPFKEREKFVAGIGVVFGQRSQLWWDIGVVESFQLLKKVYRVSEADYKKRLDELVDRLQLSDLLSRPVRKLSLGQRMRCELAASLIHNPAILFLDEPTIGLDIVVKTEIREFLKSLNQRYETTILLTTHDLQDIEALCSRVIMLDDGRIIYDGGLEELKVKWGKGKEVVLQFEHQTTLARLQELTRGLDVAWQLENELSAKVFIPHERANVSEVLSRVVGVLQIQDIKINETNTDDIVREIYKAGSADVKRPEDVKQPEGVASHV from the coding sequence ATGTTAGCGATTGATGTTCAAGATCTGCGCAAGGAATTTCAAGTTCAGCAGAGCCGCGGGGGTTTAAAGGGCGCATTTCAAGATTTATTTCAGAGAGAATATAAGCAAATTACAGCTGTGAAAGATATTAGCTTTCAAATTCCTAAGGGCGAAATTTGTGGATATATAGGTGAAAATGGAGCTGGCAAGTCTACTACCATCAAAATGCTGACGGGGATTCTAGTTCCCACATCAGGACATATCAAGGTCAATGGTTTCGTTCCATTTAAAGAGCGTGAGAAATTCGTAGCCGGAATCGGTGTTGTTTTCGGTCAACGCAGTCAGCTCTGGTGGGATATTGGTGTCGTAGAATCGTTTCAACTATTGAAAAAGGTGTATCGCGTATCAGAAGCCGATTACAAAAAGCGTCTAGACGAGCTCGTCGATCGTCTCCAACTATCTGATTTGCTATCACGTCCCGTTCGTAAGCTAAGTCTAGGTCAGCGGATGCGCTGTGAGTTAGCCGCTTCCCTTATTCATAATCCAGCGATTCTGTTCCTCGATGAACCGACCATTGGTCTAGATATCGTAGTGAAAACAGAAATTCGCGAATTTCTCAAATCGCTTAATCAGCGCTACGAAACGACGATCTTGCTTACAACGCATGACCTGCAGGATATTGAAGCATTGTGTTCCCGTGTTATCATGCTCGATGATGGCCGAATTATTTATGATGGCGGACTCGAAGAACTGAAGGTGAAATGGGGCAAAGGCAAGGAAGTCGTGCTGCAATTTGAGCATCAAACGACTTTAGCTCGTCTTCAAGAGCTTACGCGAGGTCTAGATGTTGCTTGGCAGCTTGAAAATGAGCTGTCCGCCAAAGTGTTCATACCGCACGAACGTGCCAATGTTTCTGAGGTGCTTAGCCGTGTCGTTGGTGTTTTGCAAATTCAAGATATCAAAATCAATGAAACCAACACAGATGATATCGTCCGTGAAATTTATAAAGCCGGATCAGCCGATGTGAAACGCCCAGAGGATGTGAAGCAGCCAGAGGGAGTCGCGTCCCATGTTTAA
- a CDS encoding LCP family protein, translated as MVVAGYYSYSFYNFANNISHNSNNPQGSGNMIAQNIKDKGDKFTPPKWEGKQRVNILLLGGDSRGMTKNELPRSDSIMLASIDPVTKKAHLFSILRDTYVKIPGEGEDRINTAITSGGPNLAMKTVSDLLGIPIQYYVYTDFKGFMALIDAVGGIDIDVEKDMKYSDSEDDHVYDINLKKGLQHLDGKTALQYVRFRHDALSDFSRTERQRKFLTAVAQKMQTTSSLIKLPRILNAIDPYIDTNLSVTDMLKLGGLGFEAKADGIVSSQLPPTELLIEKNVRGAAVITANKEKLQLYVKNLFAGNAEADSGPTKPSPSPTPKSAVKTTK; from the coding sequence ATGGTAGTAGCTGGTTATTATTCTTATTCTTTCTATAATTTCGCGAACAATATCTCCCATAATTCGAACAATCCACAAGGCAGTGGTAACATGATTGCCCAGAATATTAAAGATAAAGGGGATAAATTCACCCCACCTAAATGGGAAGGCAAACAGCGAGTCAACATTTTGCTTCTAGGCGGAGATTCGCGCGGGATGACGAAAAATGAGCTGCCCCGCTCAGACAGTATAATGCTAGCTTCGATTGATCCCGTAACCAAGAAAGCTCACCTATTCTCTATCCTTAGAGATACATATGTGAAGATCCCAGGTGAAGGCGAAGATCGTATCAACACAGCCATTACATCAGGCGGTCCGAATTTAGCGATGAAAACGGTCAGCGATTTGCTCGGTATCCCTATTCAGTACTATGTTTATACCGACTTTAAAGGATTCATGGCACTTATTGACGCCGTTGGCGGGATTGATATTGACGTCGAGAAAGATATGAAATATTCGGACTCGGAAGATGATCATGTCTATGATATTAATTTGAAAAAAGGGCTTCAGCATCTCGATGGCAAAACAGCTTTGCAGTATGTACGCTTTCGACACGATGCTTTGTCCGACTTCTCGCGTACAGAACGTCAGAGGAAGTTCTTAACTGCGGTCGCACAAAAAATGCAAACAACCTCTTCCCTAATTAAGCTGCCAAGAATTCTAAATGCCATTGATCCTTATATCGATACGAACCTCAGTGTGACGGATATGCTGAAGCTTGGAGGTCTTGGTTTTGAGGCGAAAGCGGACGGAATCGTCAGCTCCCAATTGCCGCCAACCGAGCTGCTGATTGAAAAAAATGTCCGCGGCGCAGCTGTCATTACGGCGAACAAAGAGAAACTGCAGCTTTATGTGAAGAACCTCTTTGCAGGGAATGCTGAGGCTGACTCTGGCCCTACGAAGCCATCGCCTTCGCCTACACCGAAGTCTGCGGTGAAGACGACGAAGTGA
- a CDS encoding glutamate-1-semialdehyde 2,1-aminomutase yields MERKLSEQLYQEALKHIVGGVNSPSRSFKAVGGGAPVFMKRGQGAYFWDVDGNRFIDYLAAYGPIITGHAHPHVTEAICRAAQNGTLYGTPTELEIEFAKMLKSAIPSLDKVRFVNSGTEAVMTTIRVARAFTKRTKIIKFAGCYHGHSDLVLVAAGSGPSTLGTPDSAGVPASIAQEVITVPFNDIPALEAALARWGEEIAAVMVEPIVGNFGMVMPHAGYLEQLCAAARRHGALVIYDEVITAFRFHYGAAQTYPGLPLVEGGTSEAAARFAAVEPDLTALGKVIGGGLPIGAYGGRKAVMEQVAPLGPAYQAGTMAGNPASISAGIACLEVLQQAGVYAKLEQLGTTLAGGIAESAARHGIALTLNRIGGAFSTHFCDHPITNFDEAQDTDGERFADFFRLMLEQGINLAPSKYEAWFMTIAHTDDDIAQTLDAVDQAFKTMKTR; encoded by the coding sequence ATGGAACGCAAACTATCCGAACAGTTATATCAAGAAGCACTAAAACATATCGTTGGCGGCGTTAACAGCCCTTCCCGCTCATTCAAAGCCGTCGGCGGCGGCGCGCCTGTCTTCATGAAGCGTGGCCAAGGCGCATACTTCTGGGATGTGGACGGGAATCGCTTCATTGACTACCTCGCCGCCTATGGCCCTATCATTACCGGTCACGCGCATCCGCACGTGACCGAGGCGATTTGCCGCGCCGCACAGAACGGCACGCTGTACGGCACACCGACCGAACTCGAGATCGAGTTCGCCAAGATGCTGAAGTCGGCGATTCCCTCGCTCGACAAAGTGCGCTTCGTCAACTCCGGCACAGAGGCCGTGATGACGACAATTCGCGTGGCGCGCGCCTTCACGAAGCGCACCAAGATCATTAAGTTCGCCGGGTGCTACCATGGCCACTCGGATCTAGTGCTGGTAGCGGCCGGCTCCGGGCCGTCCACACTTGGCACGCCGGACAGCGCGGGCGTGCCCGCGAGCATCGCGCAAGAGGTCATTACGGTGCCGTTCAACGACATTCCGGCACTCGAGGCCGCGCTTGCGCGTTGGGGTGAAGAGATCGCCGCGGTGATGGTGGAGCCCATCGTCGGCAACTTCGGCATGGTCATGCCCCATGCCGGCTACCTCGAGCAGCTCTGCGCTGCTGCTCGCAGACACGGTGCCCTCGTCATCTACGACGAGGTCATCACGGCTTTCCGCTTCCATTATGGAGCGGCACAGACCTACCCCGGCCTCCCACTTGTGGAGGGCGGTACTTCCGAGGCGGCGGCGCGCTTCGCCGCCGTGGAGCCGGACCTTACGGCCCTCGGCAAAGTGATCGGCGGCGGGCTGCCGATCGGTGCCTACGGGGGTCGCAAGGCCGTGATGGAGCAGGTCGCTCCGCTCGGACCTGCTTATCAAGCAGGCACGATGGCGGGGAACCCCGCCTCCATCTCGGCCGGCATCGCCTGCTTGGAGGTGCTCCAGCAGGCTGGAGTCTATGCCAAGCTCGAGCAGCTTGGCACAACACTTGCGGGCGGCATCGCAGAATCCGCCGCAAGGCATGGTATCGCCTTGACGCTTAATCGCATCGGCGGCGCCTTCTCCACCCACTTCTGTGACCATCCCATCACGAATTTTGACGAAGCACAGGATACCGACGGCGAACGCTTCGCTGATTTCTTCAGACTTATGCTGGAGCAAGGTATTAACCTCGCTCCATCGAAATATGAGGCGTGGTTCATGACCATCGCCCATACGGATGACGACATTGCGCAGACGCTCGATGCTGTTGATCAAGCTTTCAAAACTATGAAAACTCGCTAG